ATAGACGGGCACCCGCCGGGTTAAGGCGGTCAAAATCGGCACGCCGAAAAAGATGATGAGCGGGTTGATCCAATTGACCAGCCACTCCATGCGATCGGCCACGTTTTGCGGATAGGCCCGCAAGATGTATTCCGGCATGGTCAGCCATTGGTGGGCAAACAAGGTCCGCACCGGTAGCAGCATGAAAATGAAAAACAGGAAACGCGGATTGGCAAAGGGGCCTTCGGTAAAATAATGTCGCAAAAATTCCCGAAATGTACGGCGAACCTTGGGCGTGATGTCTGTTTCCGGGCGCAACCGTGCGGCTTCCTGGCGTCTTGTCATAAACAACCAAAACCCCACGCCGGCCAGCAGTGTGATCCCCAAACAAACCCAATTTACGGCATGAGCGCCGCTTACCGAAATGTCGCGCAGAAATCCCAAAAAGGGCAGGGGAGTGCCCTGCCCCTTCCCGTCCATCATCTCCTGCACCGCCGGACGAATCCAAGCCGACAATGCGCCGATGCCCACAATGCCCAGGTTCATCCAGGCGTAGATCATGGCATATCCCATGGAGTGGGTTTTTTCGTTGGTAAACTGTTTGACGCCGGAGTAACAAGACGGCGTCAATATGCCGGATCCCATGGCCACCAGGAGGATGCTGGTGAAAACCAGGACGGTTGACCAAGAGGTCCAAGGTGCCAGACAATAAGCCAGCCGCCCCACGGCGCTAAACCCCAGAGCCAGCAAAATGGCCCGCCGAAGCCCCTGCTTTTCCGCCCAACTTCCCACGCCCAACATGAATAAAGTCACCAGCATGGTAAAAGCTGAGACGGCGACGCCCGCGGCCTTGTCCCCCCAATGCAAGTCATTGGACAAGTAATGCGTCATGAGTGTTAGCACGCCAAAGTAAGCCATGCTCTCCACGACATAGACGCCAATGACAATCCACAGCGCCCCGGGTAAGACACCGAGGTCGGTGAACGAACGCCAGAAATCACGCAACGCATCTCTGACCGTGAGAGGTTTGGGATGATTTGAGTTTTGCATCGGCAGCTAAGGGTGTAAAGGAAGGCGCCAAGCAAGACAATCAAAACGTCCTTGGCGGAGGAATCTTTCGGCTGGAGCTCAGGCCTATGGTCCTTGACGATGAGAAATGCCAGAAAAGGAAACACGCAATGGACAGCTCAGCAAACGCAAGCATCTATATTAAATATAACATAAATTGTGCGAATATAATTAAAACACAATGTGTTGCGCCAGAATGGCTTTAACATCGCGCCATCCCCAAAACCGCTGCTCCGGGAGCCAGCTCTTAACCTCCTTGGAAACCGGTGTTTATTTCCGTTCGCTATTGGCCAGGTGTTCCCAACCAAACCGCTCGCCGAAGGGCCAATACACAAAAAAGGATTTCCCAATGACATTTTCCTGTGGCAGATCACCCCAGTTACGCGAGTCGGAGCTGTTCAAGGTGTTGTCGCCCATCGCCAGGTAATGCTTGGGCCGCACAACGAACTCGGCCTTGGCATCCGGGAAGTGATAAGCCAGGGCGGTCAGGCTCGGGTCGCGCAGGATTTGGGCCACCTTTAAGCCCACCGTCCGATTCATGTGGCCAAAGTACTGACCTTTTTGGGGATGATTGAGGTCGAAGGTATAAACGCGTTCAAAATTAGGGGTGCTGGCATCCAAGCGGGTGCCATTGATGATCAAATGATTGTCATCGCCAATACGCACTTTCTCGCCCCCCATGGCCACCATGCGTTTAATGTAATATTGGTTCTGGGGTAAATCCCGGATGCCTTTGGTGGCGAAGACAATGATTTCTCCGCGCCGGGGCCGCCGGAAATTATAAGTCATCCGATCCACAAACAAATGATCTCCGCTGATGACCTTCAAACGCATCACCGTTTCGCCGGGCTGGAATTCGCGGCTGGTGGGCGTGAAATAAAAGGCCCCGTCGGGAAGCCGGTGCAAATCCACCAGCCCGGCCCGCTGCAGAATGTCATCCGGCGGAAAAAACAGGGTCACCTCCTGCGCGCCAATTTTGAACTTCTGCCAGAGATTGAAAAAGATGAACCGTTTGGGCGGGCGCACGTCTTGAATTTGACCGCCCGATTCCGCCACCACCTGGAAATAACTGACGCCTTTGAACCACGAATCCACAAATGCCTGCCAGCCTGTGGGAATGGCCACATCTTCCCGCCCCATCAAATTTTCGTGGGTGATGCCATACAGAGTCGGCTGCATGGAGCCCGTGGGAATTTTGAAGGGCTGGAGGAAAAAGGTGCGGATGGCCATGGCAACGGCGATCGCCACCAGAAACACCTCGATATTGTCGCGCAGGCTGGCGTGCGGGTAGGGCTTGAGCCATTTGCCGGCGGCCTTTTCCAGCTCTTCCACTGCTGCCGCCAACTTTTGCTTGTGGGTGGTTTCGCGGGCGGTCTGGCGGAGCGCCGCACACGCCGCCAGGATGGCCTCATGGCCGGCCGGGGCGACCAGATCAGCCTGCGCCCGCAAGGTGCGGCGCACGTGTCGCTCAGCCGCGATGGCGTTGCGGACGTTGTGACTTAGAAACCAATGCAACAACAATGCCATAGGCAGGAAGGCCTCAAGCCTTGAGCACGGCAATGAACGCCTCCTGCGGAATGTCCACCGAACCGATGGATTTCATGCGTTTCTTGCCTTCTTTTTGTTTTTCAAGCAGTTTGCGCTTGCGCG
This is a stretch of genomic DNA from Verrucomicrobiia bacterium. It encodes these proteins:
- a CDS encoding MFS transporter, giving the protein MQNSNHPKPLTVRDALRDFWRSFTDLGVLPGALWIVIGVYVVESMAYFGVLTLMTHYLSNDLHWGDKAAGVAVSAFTMLVTLFMLGVGSWAEKQGLRRAILLALGFSAVGRLAYCLAPWTSWSTVLVFTSILLVAMGSGILTPSCYSGVKQFTNEKTHSMGYAMIYAWMNLGIVGIGALSAWIRPAVQEMMDGKGQGTPLPFLGFLRDISVSGAHAVNWVCLGITLLAGVGFWLFMTRRQEAARLRPETDITPKVRRTFREFLRHYFTEGPFANPRFLFFIFMLLPVRTLFAHQWLTMPEYILRAYPQNVADRMEWLVNWINPLIIFFGVPILTALTRRVPVYTMMVIGTLVSAAPTFLLCAGPHLGLLIIYFVIFSIGEALWSARFLEYAAELAPPGRVAQFMGLANIPWLLAKGTTGLYSGYMLETFCTKGLPPEQLHTEWIWLIYGCFAMSTPVGLWLARKWVAAGLQTKH
- the lepB gene encoding signal peptidase I, whose product is MALLLHWFLSHNVRNAIAAERHVRRTLRAQADLVAPAGHEAILAACAALRQTARETTHKQKLAAAVEELEKAAGKWLKPYPHASLRDNIEVFLVAIAVAMAIRTFFLQPFKIPTGSMQPTLYGITHENLMGREDVAIPTGWQAFVDSWFKGVSYFQVVAESGGQIQDVRPPKRFIFFNLWQKFKIGAQEVTLFFPPDDILQRAGLVDLHRLPDGAFYFTPTSREFQPGETVMRLKVISGDHLFVDRMTYNFRRPRRGEIIVFATKGIRDLPQNQYYIKRMVAMGGEKVRIGDDNHLIINGTRLDASTPNFERVYTFDLNHPQKGQYFGHMNRTVGLKVAQILRDPSLTALAYHFPDAKAEFVVRPKHYLAMGDNTLNSSDSRNWGDLPQENVIGKSFFVYWPFGERFGWEHLANSERK